GAACGCGATCCTGCGAGAGAGGCGGGCAGGGTAGGCCGCACGCAACGTTTGGGATACGCCGATTTGCCTGTTAGTTTGTCAAAAATATTTTGACAAAGGAGGGCGCGGCCGATGGTCAGCCTGGACCGATTCGACACCTTCAAGGCCGTGGTCGAGGCCGGCTCGCTCACCGCTGCAGCCGACCTGCTGGGCCAGACTCGCGCGGTGGTGAGCTTCAACCTCAAGCGCCTTGAGGCGGAACTCGGCGTGACCCTGCTGACCCGCAACACCCGCCAACTGGCACTGACCGACGCCGGTGAGCGCTTCTACCTGCGCTGCACACGCATGCTCGAAGAAGCCCGCCTGGCGGTGGAAGAGGCGCGGTCCGAACATGCCCAGCTCAAAGGCACGTTGCGCATCACCACCACGGTGGAATACGCGCTGGCGGTGGTTGCCCCCGCAGTTGAGGCGTTTCGGCGCTTGCACCCGGACCTCAACATTCACTTATCCACATCCTCGACCCACGCCGATTTGATCTCGGAACGCTTTGACGTGGCGATTCGATTGGGCCGCCTATTGGATTCCAACCACCGCGCCGTGCAGTTGTCGACGTTCGAGGTGTTTGCCGTAGCAGCACCCGAATTCGCCGGGGTTCAAACGCTGGATGAATTAGAGCAGGTGCCCAAGTTGGGCCACGGTCGTTTGACGGAATTGAGCCTGACCGACCCGGCCGGTGGCGAGCATCAATACCGCCCCGGCCCGACTGCGCTGGTGGCCGACAGTGCGGCGGTGCTTCAGGCATTTGCCGTGCGCGGCCACGGCGTGGCGGTGTTGCCGCAATGGCTGGTGCAGGATGACCTGGACGCGGGGCGGTTGGTGCGCTTGTTGCCGGACC
The sequence above is a segment of the Pseudomonas sp. R76 genome. Coding sequences within it:
- a CDS encoding LysR family transcriptional regulator, translated to MVSLDRFDTFKAVVEAGSLTAAADLLGQTRAVVSFNLKRLEAELGVTLLTRNTRQLALTDAGERFYLRCTRMLEEARLAVEEARSEHAQLKGTLRITTTVEYALAVVAPAVEAFRRLHPDLNIHLSTSSTHADLISERFDVAIRLGRLLDSNHRAVQLSTFEVFAVAAPEFAGVQTLDELEQVPKLGHGRLTELSLTDPAGGEHQYRPGPTALVADSAAVLQAFAVRGHGVAVLPQWLVQDDLDAGRLVRLLPDHRFAPQGIYAMYPDTRHLPLKVRAFIDFMKG